GGCGATCCCGACGGGCTCCTTCTTAGAACTGCAAATTAGATGCGGCAGCCGGTCGGGCGATTACTCAACGAACCCAAGGCGTTGGCGTCGGGTGACTGGCTCAGAGTCCACAGCGCCGAGCCAGCCTAGGCGCTTCCGAGGCCATTCTCACGCGGGTTGCACTATCGGTAATTATGCAGAGGCATTCGAACAGCATCACCAGGTCGAAGGACTCGTCTGCAAATTGGAGATCGGCGGCATTGCCGCAGATCAGTGTGACTCCAGCGGGCGTGAGATGGCGAGCTTCTGCGATGCGTTCCTCGATTGCATCG
This region of Candidatus Binataceae bacterium genomic DNA includes:
- a CDS encoding methyltransferase domain-containing protein → DAIEERIAEARHLTPAGVTLICGNAADLQFADESFDLVMLFECLCIITDSATRVRMASEAPRLARRCGL